TAAGTCTTTGTTTAAAAGTTAGATGGTCTAACCTTGAAACTAACTCTTTAATTTGCGGATTGTGTCGCATGGCAATATTAGCGGCTTGGCTTAGTGCTGCCCTCAATTGAGAATTACAAACTGATTTGTGTGCAATTCTTGTTTTATACTTGACAGAGCTACCACTTTCATAGAAATTTGGTACAACGCCGATATAAGAAGTAAAATCACGAGGATTATTGAACCTTGTAAAGTTGTTTGTATAATAGATAAGATAAGGAATAGTATTCTCACCAACACCCGAAATACTGTTTAAGGCTTCGTATGTTGCTGCAAAATTTTCTTTGCAATATTGAGAAATTCCCTTATCAAAATTCTTTTTGTAGGCTTGATTATTAGAAATGAGAGAACGCAAACCCTTGTCGGCATATTCAAAGGTTATATTTTCTAATTTATCCTGCACAAAACCATAAGCCTCTAAAATATTATTTAAGGCTCTATCTCTTTTTTCAAGTTGTTTTTTTGTTCGGATAAGCAAACCCAA
This Hugenholtzia roseola DSM 9546 DNA region includes the following protein-coding sequences:
- a CDS encoding IS110 family transposase is translated as MFWIGLDISKEKIDYAFPNPKNMGHYLRTGRINNNLKGYANLERIILESGINFNLACETTGIYSFPIMDYFSSRGYHCNEIHAFSIASYKKTVLQRNKTDKVDAKEISDYAHRYKDKLVRPYVARTANLIELGLLIRTKKQLEKRDRALNNILEAYGFVQDKLENITFEYADKGLRSLISNNQAYKKNFDKGISQYCKENFAATYEALNSISGVGENTIPYLIYYTNNFTRFNNPRDFTSYIGVVPNFYESGSSVKYKTRIAHKSVCNSQLRAALSQAANIAMRHNPQIKELVSRLDHLTFKQRLIAATRKLAIQVYFCGKNKVMYDKNRP